One region of Exiguobacterium acetylicum genomic DNA includes:
- a CDS encoding HNH endonuclease family protein, with protein MKSIVITTLVCLTAFQFDTTSVSALPSGISSKATAQSQLDALTVKTEGSMTGYSRDLFPHWISQGSGCDTRQVVLKRDADSYVGSCPVTSGSWYSYYDGLTFTNPSDLDIDHVVPLAEAWRSGASSWTTTTRQAFANDLTGPQLIAVSASSNRSKGDQDPSTWKPTRAGASCAYSKMWINTKSRWNLSLQSSEKTALQTMLNTCTY; from the coding sequence ACGCTCGTCTGCCTGACCGCTTTCCAATTCGATACGACATCCGTTTCCGCACTACCTTCGGGCATCTCATCAAAAGCGACGGCCCAGTCTCAACTCGATGCCTTAACGGTTAAAACAGAAGGCAGCATGACCGGTTATTCACGTGATTTGTTCCCGCACTGGATCAGTCAAGGAAGCGGCTGTGATACACGACAAGTCGTCTTAAAACGTGACGCCGATTCATATGTCGGATCGTGCCCCGTCACATCCGGTTCTTGGTATAGTTACTATGACGGACTGACATTCACGAATCCATCTGACCTCGACATCGATCACGTCGTACCGCTTGCGGAAGCATGGCGTTCAGGAGCAAGCAGCTGGACGACGACGACACGTCAAGCATTCGCAAACGATTTAACAGGTCCTCAATTGATCGCTGTCTCTGCAAGCTCGAACCGTTCAAAAGGGGATCAGGATCCGTCGACATGGAAGCCGACACGAGCAGGTGCGAGCTGCGCTTACTCGAAGATGTGGATCAATACGAAGAGCCGCTGGAACCTCAGCTTACAGTCGAGTGAAAAAACAGCCTTACAAACGATGTTGAACACATGTACATACTAA